Proteins from a genomic interval of Arachis hypogaea cultivar Tifrunner chromosome 10, arahy.Tifrunner.gnm2.J5K5, whole genome shotgun sequence:
- the LOC112717917 gene encoding uncharacterized protein gives MEIPDFDPKVHLHALKTGLRPGKFRETIAITKPKSLEKFRERAASQMEIEKLREAQKPDKQLTRREEERTFKPPNKKEQKKPFKLTPKFNIYTRFNTKKKNIIKEILNAKIVKPPARAGNYQDQRFMDRSKHYAFHQKYGHTTDECVIGKDLLERPPRGIINCTSGGYAGGGETSSARKRSYRGMLAIEGTIPTTKHNTTEPEITFNQDDLASTGPNLDDPVVISIQTGELLVRKVLLDPSSSADVLFYSTFIKMQLFEKAMQPSSGELVGFFEERVPIKGHVWLKTTMGDHPLAKTIDVQYLIVDYPSPYNIILERPALNKFRAVVSTLHLCVKFQVQNNKIATVHSDQQQARQCYNASLKKTSIQPRANQGTKTIHTTSEVLTLAELDPREDFQERPQPIDELQKIPLTTKAEQFTYIGRALEGDERADLIRVL, from the exons ATGGAGATTCCAGACTTTGACCCCAAAGTCCACCTGCACGCACTTAAGACCGGCCTCAGACCTGGAAAATTCAGAGAAACAATCGCAATTACTAAACCCAAGTCATTGGAGAAATTCCGGGAGAGGGCTGCAAGCCAAATGGAGATCGAAAAACTACGGGAAGCCCAAAAACCGGACAAACAGCtgacaagaagagaggaagagaggacGTTCAAGCCGCCGAACAAGAAAGAGCAAAAGAAacctttcaagctcacaccaaaGTTCAATATCTACACCAGATTCAATACAAAAAAGAAGAACATAATCAAGGAGATCCTCAACGCCAAAATAGTCAAACCTCCCGCTAGAGCAGGAAATTATCAAGATCAACGATTCATGGACAGAAGCAAGCACTATGCCTTCCACCAGAAGTACGGACACACAACAGATGAATGCGTAATAGGCAAAGACTTGTTGGAAAG ACCCCCTAGAGGGATCATAAACTGCACATCAGGAGGATACGCAGGAGGAGGCGAAACAAGCTCGGCTCGAAAAAGAAGTTATCGAGGAATGTTGGCAATCGAAGGAACAATACCTACAACAAAGCACAACACAACGGAGCCAGAGATAACCTTTAATCAAGACGACCTAGCCTCAACAGGCCCAAACCTCGACGACCCAGTGGTGATCTCCATCCAAACAGGAGAGTTATTGGTAAGAAAGGTCCTTCTAGACCCAAGTAGTAGTGCTGATGTACTATTCTATTCAACCTTTATAAAAATGCAACTATTTGAAAAAGCCATGCAACCCTCATCAGGAGAACTGGTTGGGTTCTTCGAAGAAAGGGTCCCAATAAAAGGACACGTATGGCTAAAAACAACCATGGGCGACCACCCATTAGCAAAAACTATTGACGTCCAATATCTCATAGTTGACTATCCTAGTCCCTATAACATTATTCTCGAAAGGCCCGCCCTGAATAAATTCAGAGCGGTAGTATCAACATTACACTTGTGTGTTAAGTTTCAGGTACAAAACAACAAAATAGCAACAGTACATTCAGACCAACAACAAGCTCGGCAATGTTACAATGCCAGCCTGAAGAAAACAAGCATACAACCAAGGGCTAACCAGGGGACGAAAACAATTCACACCACATCCGAGGTATTGACCCTCGCGGAATTGGATCCTAGGGAG